From Carettochelys insculpta isolate YL-2023 chromosome 22, ASM3395843v1, whole genome shotgun sequence, one genomic window encodes:
- the LOC142024853 gene encoding E3 ubiquitin-protein ligase TRIM7-like isoform X2, with protein sequence MESPGAGAAAAAEAARRLREELTCPVCLDYLRDPVTVAECGHNFCRACVARCWEEAPPRLGCPQCREPPPPHRLLRPNRPLANIVEIVRGGGGAAPGVGVGVGPGLCERHGEPLRLFCLQDRRPVCLVCPLAWEHRAHRVVPLDEAGRGYQEAPQEHLAGLRKDREEARANEEKKSEELLKQTEAERQKILAECQELRGFLEEKEKFLLSRLEALDGDIVQRRDESVFKLSEEISHIDKLITEKGVEAGQQPASQSPQGGGSSGISENWAFPKPTPGFAELEKRLRSFSQKSAVLKEVLLEFKENLRFELENDTADITLDPDTANPYLMLSEDKRSVRLRSAPQDVPASPKRFDFSFSVLGAEGFTTGRHYWEVEVGDGDSWALGAARESVRRKEKIEFTPEEGIWAVGLNWKGKNWDQYQAFTSPETPLALGERPRKIGVYLDYEGGWVAFYNADNMAPIFTFTAAFSEKIFPFLWLFYVGSSLTLCS encoded by the exons ATGGAGAGCCCGGGCGCgggggctgcggctgcggcggaGGCGGCGCGGCGGCTGCGGGAGGAGCTGACCTGCCCCGTGTGCCTGGACTACCTGCGGGACCCGGTCACGGTGGCCGAGTGCGGGCACAACTTCTGCCGGGCCTGCGTGGCGCGCTGCTGGGAGGAGGCGCCGCCCCGCCTGGGCTGCCCGCAGTGccgggagccgccgccgccgcaccGCCTGCTGCGCCCCAACCGCCCGCTGGCCAACATCGTGGAGATCGTCcgcggcggcgggggggcggcgcccggggtcggggtcggggtcgggccCGGGCTGTGCGAGCGCCACGGGGAGCCGCTGCGGCTCTTCTGCCTGCAGGACCGGCGGCCCGTGTGCCTGGTCTGCCCGCTGGCCTGGGAGCACCGCGCGCACCGCGTCGTGCCGCTGGACGAGGCGGGCCGGGGCTACCAG GAGGCGCCGCAGGAGCATCTGGCCGGGCTGAGAAAAGACCGAGAGGAAGCCAGAGCTAACGAGGAGAAGAAGAGTGAGGAGCTGCTG AAACAGACGGAAGCTGAGAGACAGAAGATCCTTGCGGAGTGTCAGGAGCTGCGGGGCTTcctggaagagaaggaaaagttccTGTTGTCCCGGCTGGAGGCGCTCGATGGGGACATCGTCCAGCGGAGGGACGAGAGCGTCTTCAAACTGTCCGAAGAAATTTCCCACATCGATAAGCTGATCACTGAGAAGGGAGTGGAGGCGGGGCAGCAGCCCGCAAGCCAGTCCCCGCAG gGCGGCGGCAGCAGTGGGATCAG CGAGAACTGGGCCTTCCCCAAGCCGACACCTGGGTTTGCGGAGCTGGAGAAAAGGCTCCGGAGCTTCTCTCAGAAGAGCGCGGTGCTGAAGGAGGTGCTGCTGGAATTCAAAG AAAACCTGCGCTTCGAGCTGGAGAACGACACGG CGGACATAACCCTGGACCCGGACACGGCTAACCCCTACCTGATGCTGTCGGAGGATAAGCGCAGCGTGAGGCTGAGGAGCGCCCCGCAGGACGTGCCGGCCAGCCCCAAGAGATTCGATTTCTCCTTCTCCGTCCTGGGGGCCGAGGGCTTCACCACGGGCAGGCActactgggaggtggaggtgggggacggggacagctgggccctgggggcgGCTAGGGAGTCGGTGCGGAGGAAGGAGAAGATCGAGTTCACGCCCGAGGAGGGGATCTGGGCGGTGGGGCTGAACTGGAAGGGGAAGAACTGGGACCAGTACCAGGCTTTCACCTCCCCGGAGACCCCCCTGGCCCTGGGCGAGAGGCCCCGGAAGATTGGGGTCTACCTGGACTACGAAGGGGGGTGGGTGGCGTTTTACAACGCCGACAACATGGCCCCTATCTTCACCTTCACGGCCGCCTTCTCGGAGAAGATCTTCcctttcttgtggctcttctaCGTGGGTTCCTCCCTCACGCTCTGCAGCTGA
- the LOC142024853 gene encoding E3 ubiquitin-protein ligase TRIM7-like isoform X1, protein MESPGAGAAAAAEAARRLREELTCPVCLDYLRDPVTVAECGHNFCRACVARCWEEAPPRLGCPQCREPPPPHRLLRPNRPLANIVEIVRGGGGAAPGVGVGVGPGLCERHGEPLRLFCLQDRRPVCLVCPLAWEHRAHRVVPLDEAGRGYQEAPQEHLAGLRKDREEARANEEKKSEELLKQTEAERQKILAECQELRGFLEEKEKFLLSRLEALDGDIVQRRDESVFKLSEEISHIDKLITEKGVEAGQQPASQSPQGGGSSGISSENWAFPKPTPGFAELEKRLRSFSQKSAVLKEVLLEFKENLRFELENDTADITLDPDTANPYLMLSEDKRSVRLRSAPQDVPASPKRFDFSFSVLGAEGFTTGRHYWEVEVGDGDSWALGAARESVRRKEKIEFTPEEGIWAVGLNWKGKNWDQYQAFTSPETPLALGERPRKIGVYLDYEGGWVAFYNADNMAPIFTFTAAFSEKIFPFLWLFYVGSSLTLCS, encoded by the exons ATGGAGAGCCCGGGCGCgggggctgcggctgcggcggaGGCGGCGCGGCGGCTGCGGGAGGAGCTGACCTGCCCCGTGTGCCTGGACTACCTGCGGGACCCGGTCACGGTGGCCGAGTGCGGGCACAACTTCTGCCGGGCCTGCGTGGCGCGCTGCTGGGAGGAGGCGCCGCCCCGCCTGGGCTGCCCGCAGTGccgggagccgccgccgccgcaccGCCTGCTGCGCCCCAACCGCCCGCTGGCCAACATCGTGGAGATCGTCcgcggcggcgggggggcggcgcccggggtcggggtcggggtcgggccCGGGCTGTGCGAGCGCCACGGGGAGCCGCTGCGGCTCTTCTGCCTGCAGGACCGGCGGCCCGTGTGCCTGGTCTGCCCGCTGGCCTGGGAGCACCGCGCGCACCGCGTCGTGCCGCTGGACGAGGCGGGCCGGGGCTACCAG GAGGCGCCGCAGGAGCATCTGGCCGGGCTGAGAAAAGACCGAGAGGAAGCCAGAGCTAACGAGGAGAAGAAGAGTGAGGAGCTGCTG AAACAGACGGAAGCTGAGAGACAGAAGATCCTTGCGGAGTGTCAGGAGCTGCGGGGCTTcctggaagagaaggaaaagttccTGTTGTCCCGGCTGGAGGCGCTCGATGGGGACATCGTCCAGCGGAGGGACGAGAGCGTCTTCAAACTGTCCGAAGAAATTTCCCACATCGATAAGCTGATCACTGAGAAGGGAGTGGAGGCGGGGCAGCAGCCCGCAAGCCAGTCCCCGCAG gGCGGCGGCAGCAGTGGGATCAG cagCGAGAACTGGGCCTTCCCCAAGCCGACACCTGGGTTTGCGGAGCTGGAGAAAAGGCTCCGGAGCTTCTCTCAGAAGAGCGCGGTGCTGAAGGAGGTGCTGCTGGAATTCAAAG AAAACCTGCGCTTCGAGCTGGAGAACGACACGG CGGACATAACCCTGGACCCGGACACGGCTAACCCCTACCTGATGCTGTCGGAGGATAAGCGCAGCGTGAGGCTGAGGAGCGCCCCGCAGGACGTGCCGGCCAGCCCCAAGAGATTCGATTTCTCCTTCTCCGTCCTGGGGGCCGAGGGCTTCACCACGGGCAGGCActactgggaggtggaggtgggggacggggacagctgggccctgggggcgGCTAGGGAGTCGGTGCGGAGGAAGGAGAAGATCGAGTTCACGCCCGAGGAGGGGATCTGGGCGGTGGGGCTGAACTGGAAGGGGAAGAACTGGGACCAGTACCAGGCTTTCACCTCCCCGGAGACCCCCCTGGCCCTGGGCGAGAGGCCCCGGAAGATTGGGGTCTACCTGGACTACGAAGGGGGGTGGGTGGCGTTTTACAACGCCGACAACATGGCCCCTATCTTCACCTTCACGGCCGCCTTCTCGGAGAAGATCTTCcctttcttgtggctcttctaCGTGGGTTCCTCCCTCACGCTCTGCAGCTGA